The window CCTCACCGCGCACCAGGACACGGGCGGCTACGCGAGCCTGCGCACCCTCGCCGACGAGACGGCCGCCGCCCTGGACGAGCGCCACCTGAAAAAGATCACCCTCACCCACGACACCTCCCTCTACGAGGGCCCCGAGCAGCACACCATCGGCGTGAACGGCAACCTCGCCCTGGTCGTCCCGCTGATGGCCGACGAGGCCCGCCTCGACGACTCCTCCAGCGGCAGCGCGGACCGCGACCCGGACCCGGCGGCGGCCGCCACCGCGACGTTCGCCTCCCTGCTGGAGGAGCGGGGCGTCACGGTGCGGACCGAGGGCTCCGCGAAGACCCCGAAGGGTGCGAAGGAACTCGCCGCCGTCTCCTCCCCGCCCCTGTCGACCCTGGTCGAGCGCATGCTCACCCACAGCGACAACGACATCGCCGAGGCCCTGGCCCGCCAGGTCGCGCTCGCGACGGGCGAGCGCCCGAGCTTCGACGGCGGCGCGGCGGCCATCAAGAAGGAACTGAAGAAGCTCGAACTGCCCCTCGGCGGTGTCGAGTTCGCGGACGGCAGCGGCCTCAGCCGGGGCAACGAACTGACTCCCGCACTCCTCACCACCCTCCTGGCCAGGTCCGCGGACCCCGACCACCCCGAACTCCGTTCCGTCCTCACCGGCCTCCCCGTCGCCGGCTTCACCGGCACCCTCCGCGGCCGCTACCCCAGCGAGGCCACCGGCACCGGCGTCGTCCGCGCCAAGACCGGCACCCTGAGCAACGTGAACACCCTCGCCGGCACGGTCGTCGACGCCGACGGCCGCCTCCTCGCCTTCGCCTTCCTGGCGACGGAGACCGACATGGCCGACACCGACCTCGCCAAGAAGGCCCTGACCGACGCCACCTCGACCCTGGCGACCTGCGGCTGCCGTTGACGTCGGCGAAGCAGGGCGGAGCCGGTGCTTCCAGGGGCGCGGAGAACCGCGCGAGCAACCACGAGCCCACCCGCACCGACCCACGACCCCAGGCACCGCCCGTCCGTCATGGCCTGCCCCAAGCGGCAGCGCTCACGTACGGTTGACAACATGACTCGTATCGGTGGTGCCGAGATGGTCGACTGGAATCTCGCGGTGGCGACCGCGACCCGGCTCGTACGGCCGGGCCCCGAGGTGAGCCGCGACGAGGCCAGGGCCATCGTCGCCGAGCTCCGCCGGCACGCGAAGGCGTCGGAGGAACACGTCCGCGCCTTCACGCGGATGCTGCCCGACACGGGCGACGACACCCCCGTCCTCGTGGTGGACCGGCCCGGCTGGGTCAGGGCCAACGTGGCCGGCTTCCGGGAGCTGCTGAAGCCGCTGCTGGAGAAGATGGAGGAACGTCGCGGCAACACCCCGGGCGGCGCCGTCCTCGGCGCGGTCGGCGGCAAGGTCACCGGCGTCGAACTGGGCATGCTCCTGTCGTTCCTGTCCTCCCGGGTCCTCGGTCAGTACGAGACCTTCGCCCCGCCGACCCGCGAACTCCCGGCGGGCGAGAACGGCGGGGGCCGACTGCTCCTCGTCGCCCCGAACATCGTGCACGTGGAGCGCGAACTCGACGTCCAGCCCCACGACTTCCGCCTCTGGGTGTGTCTGCACGAGGAGACGCACCGGACCCAGTTCACGGCCGTCCCCTGGCTGCGGGACCACCTGGAGGGTGAAATCCAGTCGTTCCTGGGGGAGACGGAGGTCGATCCCACGACCTTCCTGGAGCGCGTCCGGGAGGCCGCCCAGTCACTCGCGGGTGGCCGGCCCGAGGGAGAGGTGGGCGACGACGGTCACTCGATCGTGGAATTGGTGCAGACCCCCGCCCAGCGCGAGATCCTCGGCCGGCTCACCGCCGTCATGTCCCTCCTGGAGGGCCACGCCGACTACGTGATGGACGGGGTCGGCCCGGCCGTCGTGCCCTCGGTCGCCGAGATCCGGGAGAAGTTCCAGCAGCGACGGGCCAAGGGTGCCTCCCGCCTGGACCAGGCCCTGCGCAAGCTGCTGGGCCTGGACGCCAAGCTCAGGCAGTACAGGGACGGCGAGCGGTTCGTTCGGGCGGTCGTCGAACAGGTCGGCATGGACGGTTTCAACCGCGTCTGGACCTCACCGAACACCCTGCCGACCAAGGCGGAGATCGCCAAACCGGCGGACTGGGTCACACGGGTGCATCGCAAGGCGGAGTCGTGAGCCACGCGTGAGCGTGGTGAACGAATCCGGCCTATGGCAGGCAAACGCACCTCCAATCACCCGTCCGAGGGACCGTGAGCGAGGGGTAGGCGTGCAATGCTCGGGGAACGGCCCGGTTCTGTCACCATCTACACACTCTGAGTGACCGAACTCGGGCTCACCCCCCGACAATTTCATGAAGGGAACCGGACATGGGTCCCCACCCCGCGGTCGCGGCGATACGCCTGGCGGTACGCCGCGTACTCCACGACCTCCTCACCGAACACGACACGAACACCACCCTGCGCGCGCCCGCCCACGCGACCCCCGGCGCGCCGTCGGGCACGGGCGCGCGACCGGCGCTCGCGCCGCCTACGGCCGTGCCCCCCACGGCCGGGCCCATCGACGTCCGGCGCAGTGCGTCCGCGCGCCCGGGGGCGTCCCGCACGGGGGCCGGCGGGGACGAGCGCCCGCTCGTGCTCGTGGCGTGCTCCGGCGGCGCCGACTCCATGGCCCTCGCCTCCGCCCTCGCCTTCGAGGCGCCCAAGCTCGGCGTCCGCGCCGGCGGCGTCACCGTCGACCACGGTCTGCAGCCCGGCTCCGACCTGCGCGCCGAGGAAGTCGCCCTGCGCCTGCGCGAACTGGGCCTGGACCCGGTCGAGTCGGTGGCCGTCACCGTCGGCCGCGACGGCGGCCCCGAGGCCGCCGCCCGGGACGCCCGCTACGCCGCCCTCGACGCCGCGCTGGAACGCCACGGCGGCACCGCCGTCCTGCTCGGCCACACCCGCGACGACCAGGCCGAGACCGTCCTGCTCGGTCTCGCCCGCGGCTCCGGCATCCGCTCCCTGTCCGGTATGGCCGCGGTCTCGGGGGCCGACGGCCGTTATCGCCGCCCCTTCCTCCAGCTCGACCGGCAGACCGCTCGCAAGGCCTGCATGGTCCAGTCGCTGCCCGTCTGGGACGACCCGCACAACGCCGATCCCGCCTACACCCGGTCCAGGCTCCGCCACGAGGGCCTGCCCGCTCTGGAGAAGGCGCTCGGCAAGGGCGTCGTCGAGGCCCTCGCCCGTACGGCCCGGCTCTCCCGGGACGACGCCGACGCCCTCGACACCTGGGCCCGTCAGGCCGAGGCGTCCGTCCGCGACGCCGCCGGCCTGCTGGAGTGCGCGAAGCTCTACGCGCTGCCGCCCGCCGTACGCCGCCGGATCCTGCGCCGGGCCGCCATCGAGGCCGGTGCCCCGGCCGGTTCCCTCTTCGCCCGGCACATCGAGGAGGTCGACCGGCTCATCACCGGCTGGCGCGGTCAGGGGGCCATCAATCTCCCCGGCCGGGTCGTCGCCCAGCGCCAGGGTGGCAGACTGGTGATTCGGCAAGGCTGAATCCGGACGCCGAAGGGGCCCCTCACACGGGCCCCGGGCTCCCCGCACGGGGTGCGGGTGTCCGCGAGCGGCCCTGGGACGACCGACCGAAAGTGATGCGGGTGGACGCGAAAGACATGGGTGCCGACCTCAAAGAGGTGCTCATCACCAAGGAAGAGATCGACGCGAAGCTCGTCGAGCTGGCCGCGAAGATCGACGCGGAGTACGTGGGCAAGGACCTGCTGATCGTCGGAGTCCTCAAGGGCGCGGTCATGGTCATGGCGGACCTCGCGCGGGCGCTGTCCACCCCGGTCACCATGGACTGGATGGCCGTGTCCTCCTACGGCGCGGGCACCCAGTCCTCGGGTGTGGTGCGGATCCTCAAGGACCTCGACACCGACATCAAGGGCAAGCACGTCCTGATCGTCGAGGACATCATCGACTCGGGCCTGACCCTGTCGTGGCTGATCTCCAACCTCGGCTCCCGCGAGCCCGAGTCCCTGAAGATCTGCACCCTGCTGCGCAAGCCCGACGCCGCCAAGGTCGCCATCGACGTGGAGTGGGTCGGCTTCGACATCCCCAACGAGTTCGTCGTGGGCTACGGCCTCGACTTCGCCGAGAAGTACCGAAACCTCCCGTTCGTCGGTACGCTCGCGCCCCACGTCTACGGCGGCTGAACAACCCTCGTAAGACGCTCGGGAACCCCAGCGGGTTTCGCGCCGTTGGAGCATGCGAGGACGGGATCGCCGACAGTCCCCTGCGGCTTCGGGTGACAATGCTGGGGTACCGTCCGAAGAACAGTCTTTTATCAAACTCACTATGGCAGGAGGGACGGGGCGGCACCGCTCCGTATGGATGGACGTGAAGCGATACTTCCGTGGGCCAGTCATGTGGATCGTGCTGGCCGTCCTTGCCGTGGTCGTGTTGATGCAGGTTGTCGGCTCGTCCGGCGGCTACAAGACGGTGGACACCGGCCAGGTGGTCCAGGCGATCAATGACAACAAGGTCAAAGAAGCCAAACTGACCACCGGCGAAGAGCAGCTCCTGAAGGTGCAGCTCAAGGACGGCCAGAAGATCGAGGACAGCTCGAAGATCCAGGCGAGCTACATCGGCGATCAGGGCGTCACCCTCGCCAACACCCTGCAGGACAAGTTCCAGAACAAGCAGATCCCCGACGGCTACACGGTCTCGCCGACCAAGCAGAACGCTTTCGTCGGCATCCTGCTGTCCCTGCTCCCCTTCGTCCTGATCGTGGTCGTCTTCCTGTTCCTGATGAACCAGATGCAGGGCGGCGGCTCCCGGGTCATGAACTTCGGGAAGTCCAAGGCCAAGCTCATCACCAAGGACACCCCGAAGACGACCTTCTCGGACGTGGCGGGTGCGGACGAGGCCGTCGAGGAACTCCACGAGATCAAGGAGTTCCTCCAGGAGCCGGCCAAGTTCCAGGCCGTCGGCGCCAAGATCCCCAAGGGCGTGCTGCTCTACGGCCCGCCCGGTACGGGCAAGACGCTGCTGGCGCGCGCCGTCGCGGGCGAGGCGGGCGTCCCCTTCTACTCGATCTCCGGTTCCGACTTCGTCGAGATGTTCGTCGGTGTCGGTGCCTCCCGGGTCCGTGACCTCTTCGAGCAGGCCAAGGCGAACGCCCCGGCGATCGTCTTCGTCGACGAGATCGACGCGGTCGGCCGCCATCGCGGCGCCGGCCTCGGCGGTGGTCACGACGAGCGCGAGCAGACGCTGAACCAGCTGCTCGTCGAGATGGACGGCTTCGACGTCAAGGGCGGCGTGATCCTCATCGCCGCGACGAACCGCCCGGACATCCTCGACCCGGCGCTGCTGCGTCCGGGCCGCTTCGACCGCCAGATCGCCGTCGACCGCCCGGACATGCAGGGCCGTCTGGAGATTCTCAAGGTCCACCAGAAGGGCAAGCCGGTCGCGCCCGACGTCGACCTCGGCGCCGTCGCCCGCCGCACCCCCGGCATGACGGGTGCCGATCTCTCCAACGTCCTGAACGAGGCCGCGCTCCTGACGGCCCGCAGCGACAAGAAGCTGATCGACAACCACATGCTGGACGAGGCGATCGACCGTGTGATCGCGGGCCCGCAGAAGCGGACCCGGATCATGTCGGACAAGGAGAAGAAGATCACCGCGTACCACGAGGGCGGTCACGCCCTGGTCGCGGCGGCCTCACCGAACTCCGACCCCGTCCACAAGATCACCATCCTGTCCCGGGGCCGCGCCCTCGGCTACACGATGGTCCTGCCGGACGAGGACAGGTACTCGACCACCCGTAACGAGATGCTCGACCAGCTCGGCTACATGATGGGTGGCCGCGCCGCCGAGGAACTGGTCTTCCACGACCCGACCACCGGCGCCTCGAACGACATCGAGAAGGCCACCAGCCTGGCCCGCGCGATGGTCACCCAGTACGGCATGACCGAGCGTCTCGGTGCCATCAAGTTCGGCGGCGACAACAGCGAGCCGTTCCTCGGACGTGAGATGGCTCACCAGCGCGACTACTCGGAAGAGGTCGCCGCGCTCGTGGACGAAGAGGTCAAGAAGCTCATCGAGAACGCGCACAACGAGGCCTGGGAGATCCTGGTCGAGAACCGCGACGTCCTCGACAACCTGGTGCTGCAGCTGCTGGAGAAGGAGACGCTGGGCAAGGAGCAGATCGCCGAGATCTTCGCCCCCATCGTCAAGCGTCCGCCCCGGCCCGCCTGGACCGGCTCCTCCCGCCGCACCCCCTCCACCCGTCCGCCGGTCCTCTCCCCCCGGGAGCTGGCACTGACGAACGGCGCGAACGGCGCGACGCCGGCGATCACCACCAAGGCGCCCGTCGACGCGACTCCGGAGGAGAACGCGGAGAGCTGACGCCCCATCGGCGAGAACCGGCCACCCTGGGAGCCTCGGCTCCCGGCCCCGGCCGCCTCGCCAGGCCCGGAATGGATGCCGTGCCCCCCAGGTTCTAGCCTGGGGGGCACGGCCTTTTCGTATGACCGGGACATGGCCGAAAAATGAGACGCGTGGCCGTGCGCGTCGTCAGGCTCAGGAGCGAGGCACGACATGACCGACCCCGTGACGCTGGACGGTGGGGGCGCCATCGGCGAGTTCGACGAGAAGCGCGCCGAGAACGCCGTACGGGAGCTGCTGATCGCGGTCGGCGAGGATCCCGACCGGGAAGGGCTCAGGGAGACCCCGGCGCGGGTGGCGCGGGCGTACCGGGAGATATTCGCGGGCCTGTGGCAGCAGCCCGAGGGCGTGCTGACCACGACCTTCGACCTCGGACACGACGAGATGGTCCTGGTGAAGGACATCGAGGTCTACAGCACCTGTGAACACCATCTGGTCCCCTTCCGCGGTGTCGCGCACGTCGGGTACATCCCGTCCACCAGCGGAAAGATCACCGGCCTGTCGAAGCTGGCGCGGCTGGTGGACGTCTACGCCCGGCGGCCCCAGGTGCAGGAGCGGATGACGACGCAGATCGCCGACTCGCTGATGGAGATCCTGGAGCCGCGCGGGGTCATCGTGGTCGTGGAGTGCGAGCACATGTGCATGTCGATGCGGGGCATCCGCAAGCCCGGCGCGAAGACCATCACGTCGGCCGTGCGCGGCCAGCTGCGGGACGCGGCCACCCGCAACGAGGCGATGAGCCTCATCATGGCCCGCTGACCTCCCCCCGCGCGTGCGGGCGGGCCGCTACGTGGCGCGGGCCGCGCCGCCACCCGTGTCGTCGTCCTCCGGGAGCTTGCAGACACGCTCCAGGAAGAAGGCGGCCACTATGACGGCGATGCCCGCGAGGACGGAGAACCCGGCGTAGATGGCCTGGTCGCGACGGGCCGGGACCTCCAGGTACTCCAGGAGGAAGATCCCGACGCCGCCGTACATCCCGGCGACGAGCGCGGCGACGAGGGCGCTGGCCTGGCCGAAGACGACCGCGCGGGCGGCCATCAGGGGCTCCACGCCCTTGGCGTCCGGCCGGCGCTCCCGCTGGGCCTTGAGCCGGTTGCGCAGGGACACCGCGGTGGCCGTCAGGACGGTGGCGATCAGGGCGAGCACGATGGGCGCGGCCAGCGGGACGCTCGGCAGGGTGTCCACCGAGCTCCACAGCCGGGCCCCGGCCCAGGACAGCACCCCCGCGACGACGAACACCGCGGCCAGCGTCCTGATGCGCAGCTCTTTCACGATGCCCCTTCGACGAGCCCGGTGGTCCACGGTGTCGGGGATGATCCCGACCCGGTAGACCTTAACGACTACGCGGGCAGGTGGAGTTCCAGGTCGGCGCGGGGCGTCACGCCCTCGCGGGTGACGTCGTCCAGGAGCAGGGCGACCGGGCCGCGGCCGACGAGCCGGGCCTCCGGGTCGACGTCGTGCCAGGGGGCGAGGACGAAGGCCCGTTCGTGTGCGCGCGGATGCGGCAGGGTGAGCAGCGGATCGTCGGAGACGACGTCCGCGTACGCCACGATGTCGACGTCCAGCGTGCGCGGGCCCCAGCGCTCGTCCCGCACCCGGTGGAAGGCCTCCTCGACGGCCTGGGCGCGCTCCAGCAGCGAGGAGGGCGGCAGGGTGGTCTTCAGGACGACGACCGCGTTGAAGTACGAGGGCTGGCTGCCCGGCGCCACCCCCCAGGGCTCGGTCTCGTACACCGGCGAGACGGCCTTGACGCGTACGCCCGGTGTGTCCTCCAGCGCGTCGATCGCGCCCTGGATGTTCTCCAGCCGGTTGCCCAGGTTCGAACCGAGGGAGAGCACCGCCCGGCGGGGGTTGTGCAGGGTCGTGTCGGCCTCGTCCACCTTCTGTACGACGGAGGCGGGCACCGGCTGTACGGTCGGGTCGCTGTGACCCGCGGCGAAGAACGCGGTCATACTCGGCTCCGGGTGATGGTGACGGTCACGTCGTCGAAGGGGACGGTGATCGGCGCGTTCGGCTTGTGGACGGCGACCTCGACCTCCTGGACCCCGTCGTGCGCCAGGCACGCCCGGGCGATCCGCTCGGCGAGCGTCTCGATGAGGTTCACCGGCTCGCCCTCCACGAGGGCGACGACCTCCTCCGCCACGATCCCGTAGTGCACGGTCTTCGCCAGGTCGTCGTCGGCAGCGGCCGGCCGGGTGTCCAGGCCGAGCGTGAGGTCCACCACGAAGGTCTGGCCCTCCTCACGCTCGTGCGGGAACACCCCGTGGTGTCCGCGGGCCCTGAGGCCCCGCAACGCGACACGATCCACGCGAATCACTCCTGCAGTCGTCGGGAGCGGCCGATGCCACCCGTGTCGTCCGTGTCCTCGTGCGCGCTCGGCGCACCGGCCACCGTCGAATCTACCTGCGAGCCACGACAACCCTCACGCACGCGGGCCCGGGTGGACCGCCTACCCCGTCAGGACGGTGTGTCCTCGCTCTCGTCCTCATCGGATTCGGTCAGCACCGGGGAGCCGTGGTGCGACCAGAGCTTCCAGCCGTCGGACGTGCGGCGGAACACGTTCGTGGCCACCACCAGCTGTCCCACGAGCGGCCCCAGCTCGTCACTGCCGTCCGGCGCCGGCCCGCCGCTCAGGATGTTCTCGGTGCAGGTGACGAGCGCGGTGTCCCCGGTGACCGACACATGCACGTCGGTGAGGAAGAACTGGATGTACTCCGTGTTCGCCATGATCAGCGCGTACGACCGCAGCACCTCGCCGCGCCCGGTCAGGACGGGCCAGCCGGGGTGCACGCAGGAGATCACGCCCGTCTCGGCGGGGTCGTGGTACTCCTCGTCCACGCCCACGCCCACGTCGGCGGGGGCCAGCCAGAGGGAGGAGAGCGTCTCGAAGTCGCCCTGTTCCATGGCCTCGTAGAAGGCCCGGTTGGCGAGTTCGACCTGTTCGACGTCGGTGTGGGGAGCGCTCACCGCTCCCGGGCCCCTTCGATGGCGCGGGCCACGCGGACCGCGTCGGCGGTGGCGCGGACCTCGTGCACCCGGACCGCCCAGGCACCCTGCTGGGCGGCCAGGGCCGACACGGCGGCGGTCGCGGCGTCCCGTTCGCGGGCGGGCGGCGGGGCGCCCTCCGGGCCGGCCAGGACCCGGCCGAGGAACCGTTTGCGGGACGCGGCGACCAGCAGGGGGTGGCCGAGGCCGAGCAGCCGGTCGAGGTGGGCGAGGAGGGTGAGGTCGTGCTCGGCGTCCTTCGAGAAGCCGAGGCCGGGGTCGACGACAACGCGGTCCCGCGCGACACCGCCCTCCAGAACGGCGTCCACGCGCGCGCGCAGCTCCCGTGCCACCTCGGCGACGACGTCCTCGTAGACGCCCCTGACGTTGCCGCCCTCCAGGAAGCCCCGCCAGTGCATCACCACGAAGGGGGCCCCCGCGGCCGCCACCACCGGGATCATCGCGGGGTCGGCGAGGCCGCCGCTGACGTCGTTGACGAGGGCGGCGCCGGCGGCGAGGGCCTGCTCGGCGACGGAGGCGCGCATGGTGTCCACGGACACGGTGACGCCCTCGGAGGCCAGCCCCCGCACGACGGGGATGACGCGTTTGAGTTCCTCGGCCTCGTCGACGCGGGCGGCACCGGGCCGGGTCGACTCACCGCCCACGTCCACCAGGTCCGCGCCCTCCGCGACCATGTGCAGGCCGTGCTTGATGGCCGCCGTGGTGTCGAACCAGCGGCCGCCGTCGGAGAACGAGTCGGGGGTGACGTTGACGACCCCCATGACCGCGCAACGGTCCCACACGGGCATTCCGGCCACCTGACCGCGCCCGTTCTGCTTGCTCATGCGTCAAGCCTAGGCCCATGGCGCGGGGGGCCCTGCCCCGAGCCGGGGCCCCGGCGCCAGGTGACCGAGGTCTAGACGGCACGGACACTCTGTTCGCCGATGCCCTGGTCCGCCACCGTGTGCGCGCACGGCCGGCGGACCTTCGGGCGCAGGCGCAGCACAGAGGGAAGGGCGAGGTGGACGAAGCCCTCGGCCTGCATCGCGGCGAGGCCGATGCGCGGTAGGTCGCGGGAGGCGGCGTAGACGACGAAGCGCGGCACCCAGCGCGGGTTGAACTTCGCGTTGAACTTGTACAGCGACTCGATCTGGAACCAGCGGGACAGGAAGACCAGCAGACCGCGCCAGGCGCGCAGCACCGGTCCCGCGCCGATCTTCTCGCCGCGGGCCAGGGCCGAACGGAACATCGCGAAGTTCAGGGAGACCTGCTTCACGCCCAGCCGGGGAGCCGCCTGGAGGGCCGCGACGATGAGGAGTTCGTTCATGCCGGGGTCCGCCGAGCGGTCGCGGCGCATCAGGTCCAGGGAGGCGCCGTCGGGGCCCCAGGGCACGAAGTGGAGTACGGCCTTGAGGTCGCCGTACGCGCCGGGGACCTCGTCCGCCTTGTGCGCGGTGGCGATGAGGCAGTCGTCGTCGGCCGGGTCGCCGACGCGGCCGAGCGCCATCGAGAAGCCGCGTTCGGTGTCGGTGCCGCGCCAGTCCTCGGCGGCGCGGCGGATCCGCTCCAGCTCCGCCTCGCCGAGGTCACGGACGCGCCGGACCCGGGTCTCGTAACCGAGTCGCTCGATGCGCTTCACCATTTGACGCACGTTGCGCATCGCGCGTCCGGCGAGGGAGAAATCCGCGACGTCCACCACCGCCTCGTCGCCCAGTTCGAGGGCGTCGAGGCCGGTCTCGCGGGTCCACACCTCGGCGCCCGTCTCCGAACAGCCCATGACGGCCGGGGTCCAGGAGTGGGCCGTGGCCTCGTCCATGAAGCGTTCGATCGCGCCGGGCCAGGCCTCGACGTCGCCGATCGGGTCGCCGCTGGCCAGCATCACCCCGGAGACGACGCGGTAGGTGACCGCCGCCTTGCCGCTCGGGGAGAAGACGACCGCCTTGTCGCGGCGGAGCGCGAAGTGGCCGAGGGAGTCGCGGCCGCCGTGCCGGTCCAGCAGGGCGCGCAGCCGTACCTCGTCGTCGTCGGTGAGACGGGCCGCCGGGTGTTCGGGGCGGAATGCCAGGTAGACGGTGGTGATCGCGGTCAGCAGGCCGAGGGCGCCGAGCGAGAAGGCCACCGTCCAGGACGTGGTGCCGAGGTAGCCGACCGGACCCTCGAAGCCGAACAGACCGTAGATGACGTGTTCGAGCCGGTCGGCGAGGCTCGGGTCGCCGACCATGCGCCCGGGGTGGGCGCTGACGACGAGCAGACCGAGGACGATCGAACCGGCGCCCATCAGCACGAAGTTGGCGAGCGCCCGCCAGCGGCTGGTGGGGTCGGGCAGGGCGCGGAACTCGTCGCGGTGGCGCAGCAGGGGGACGAACAGGGCGAGCGAGACGAGCACGCCGACGAGTGAGTGCCGATAGGTGAACTGGGCGAGCGCCCCGGCCGGCAGCAGCACCACGGCCGCCCGCCAGGCGCGCCGTTTGCGCCGGCGCAGACCGTGGGCGAGGAGCAGCAGCAGGACGCCCACGCTCAGCGAGAGGGCCGCCGCGAACGGGCCGAGGGCGCCCGGGAGCACCTCGGCCAGTGTGTGCATACGGCTGTTCCGGAAACGCGGGAACACGCCCGCGGCGATGTCCAGCAGCCCGACGAGCGTGCAGGCCCTGGCGACCAGGGCGGGCACGGCCTCGGGGCGCGGCCCGCGCAGCGCGCCGCGCACGGCGCCGTATCCGCGCCCTACGGCGCCGGCCGGGAGTCGGTCCGAGCGGACCGGAACCTCGCCCGACATTTCCCCATCTGTCCTGACAGACATCGCATCCCGTTGTTCCGCGAGTGAGCTTGGATCCGGTGCCTTTTCCGGCATCCGGCGACATTGCGCCCTCTAGGACGGTGCCTTGGCGAGGGAGGTTCACTCTCCAACGGAAAGCTGAACCCAAGGACAAGGAAAGACAAGGAAAGAAAGGGCGGCGAGAGACAACCCGATGGGTCTCACGAGCGACAACGTCCTGGTCCTGGCGGTTCTGTCCGCCGTGCTGCTGTTCGCCGGCACGGTGTGGCTGTGGCCGAGACTGGCCCGCCACGGCTGGCGGGCGGTCGGCGGCCGGATCGCCGTCCTGCTGGCCACACAGGCCGCGCTCTTCGCCTCGGTCGGCCTCGTCGCGAACCAGGCCTTCGGGTTCTACGCCAGCTGGGCCGACCTCCTGGGCCGGGAGAGCGGACAGGGTGTGGTCGTCGACCACGACGGCGCCGACACCGGCGGACCGCTGCGGGTCGTCGACACCCAGCCGCTGAACGGGACCGGGGGCGAGCGCCCCCAGGTCGGCGGCCAGATCCAGAAGGTCGAGATCGTCGGCCGTACGACCCGGATCGCGACCCCGGCGTACGTGTACCTGCCGCCGGAGTACTTCCAGGCGCGGTACCGCTCCCGGACCTTCCCCGCCGCCGTCGTCCTCACCGGCTACCCCGGCACCGCCGAGGCGCTCGTCCAGGGACTCCACTATCCGCGGACGGCCCGTGGGCTGGCCCGCGAGGGCACGGCGCAGCCGATGATCCTCATCATGCTGCGGCCGACCGTGGCGCCGCCGCGCGACACCGAGTGCGTGGACGTGCCGGGGGGACCGCGGACCGAGTCGTTCTTCGCGCGGGACCTGCCGGACGCCGTGGGCCACCACTACAGGGTGGGGAAGAGGCCGGGGAGTTGGGGGATCGTCGGCGACTCGACCGGCGGTTACTGTGCGCTGAAACTGGCCATGCACCACCCTCGGATGTACGCCGCCGGGGCGGGTCTCTCGCCGTACTACAAGGCGCCGAGCGACCCGACGACCGGTGATCTCTTCCACGGCGACAAGACGTTGCGGAACGAGGCGGATCTCTTCTGGTATCTCGCGCACCGACCGGCGCCGGACACCTCTCTGCTGGTCACCAGCAGCAAACAGGGAGAGACCAACTACAAGGACACGCTGAAGTTCATCGAGTCGGTGGAGGAGAAGAAGCCGACGCGGATCTCGTCGATCATCCTCGACAGCGGCGGGCACAACTTCAACACGTGGCGGCGGGAGATCCCGGCGACCCTGCAGTGGCTCAGCGGACGGCTGAGCGACCGGTGAGGGGCATGCGGGCCGCGGTGCGCAGATGTCGGAGAGGTGACGACAAGGGGGCGGACGGGGTCCTCGGCAATTCGCCGGAATTCACCGGCCGCGGGGGAGAAGCAGATGTGGCCAAGGCGTATCCGGATTCAATGAGGTTGATCCAACGGCGGAGTCGCCGGTGAGCGCATTGGTGCACCGGCGGTGAGGAAGCTTGTGAGGGCTTGTGAGAGCTGAGAGAGG is drawn from Streptomyces bottropensis ATCC 25435 and contains these coding sequences:
- the tilS gene encoding tRNA lysidine(34) synthetase TilS → MGPHPAVAAIRLAVRRVLHDLLTEHDTNTTLRAPAHATPGAPSGTGARPALAPPTAVPPTAGPIDVRRSASARPGASRTGAGGDERPLVLVACSGGADSMALASALAFEAPKLGVRAGGVTVDHGLQPGSDLRAEEVALRLRELGLDPVESVAVTVGRDGGPEAAARDARYAALDAALERHGGTAVLLGHTRDDQAETVLLGLARGSGIRSLSGMAAVSGADGRYRRPFLQLDRQTARKACMVQSLPVWDDPHNADPAYTRSRLRHEGLPALEKALGKGVVEALARTARLSRDDADALDTWARQAEASVRDAAGLLECAKLYALPPAVRRRILRRAAIEAGAPAGSLFARHIEEVDRLITGWRGQGAINLPGRVVAQRQGGRLVIRQG
- the hpt gene encoding hypoxanthine phosphoribosyltransferase; the encoded protein is MRVDAKDMGADLKEVLITKEEIDAKLVELAAKIDAEYVGKDLLIVGVLKGAVMVMADLARALSTPVTMDWMAVSSYGAGTQSSGVVRILKDLDTDIKGKHVLIVEDIIDSGLTLSWLISNLGSREPESLKICTLLRKPDAAKVAIDVEWVGFDIPNEFVVGYGLDFAEKYRNLPFVGTLAPHVYGG
- the dacB gene encoding D-alanyl-D-alanine carboxypeptidase/D-alanyl-D-alanine endopeptidase; amino-acid sequence: MVVREPKVWRAARPHVARVARGVKPGIARVVRAVEPGAARVAQVVKPGVERVTSAVTARSSQLAGSAKKLTTLQFTVGAATLGLVLSAGAVTAAGPWDSSGQRTAERAWAASGADQGGADHGGRSGTSSSTAGAPKPAPSAPAVLAGLDGASGANSLPASAALAAALDPFLKAPVLGPRRAAAVVDVATGKRLYAQNADDALTPASTTKIATAVAALSAVGPDHRIETRAVLTPDSTEVVLVGGGDPTLTAHQDTGGYASLRTLADETAAALDERHLKKITLTHDTSLYEGPEQHTIGVNGNLALVVPLMADEARLDDSSSGSADRDPDPAAAATATFASLLEERGVTVRTEGSAKTPKGAKELAAVSSPPLSTLVERMLTHSDNDIAEALARQVALATGERPSFDGGAAAIKKELKKLELPLGGVEFADGSGLSRGNELTPALLTTLLARSADPDHPELRSVLTGLPVAGFTGTLRGRYPSEATGTGVVRAKTGTLSNVNTLAGTVVDADGRLLAFAFLATETDMADTDLAKKALTDATSTLATCGCR
- a CDS encoding zinc-dependent metalloprotease — its product is MTRIGGAEMVDWNLAVATATRLVRPGPEVSRDEARAIVAELRRHAKASEEHVRAFTRMLPDTGDDTPVLVVDRPGWVRANVAGFRELLKPLLEKMEERRGNTPGGAVLGAVGGKVTGVELGMLLSFLSSRVLGQYETFAPPTRELPAGENGGGRLLLVAPNIVHVERELDVQPHDFRLWVCLHEETHRTQFTAVPWLRDHLEGEIQSFLGETEVDPTTFLERVREAAQSLAGGRPEGEVGDDGHSIVELVQTPAQREILGRLTAVMSLLEGHADYVMDGVGPAVVPSVAEIREKFQQRRAKGASRLDQALRKLLGLDAKLRQYRDGERFVRAVVEQVGMDGFNRVWTSPNTLPTKAEIAKPADWVTRVHRKAES